One region of Purpureocillium takamizusanense chromosome 4, complete sequence genomic DNA includes:
- a CDS encoding uncharacterized protein (COG:S~EggNog:ENOG503P2C4), with amino-acid sequence MADPAWVAAWSSGDRASTCRIKQLPLEVLIRIANDLMTPDLCSFRLTCRAIEQLLYVTFTNEFFTRKQFMIADISLQALIDISRSRLAPHLRHVHIGLDRFPDNFQRPLPDDEKERRFRQRYADHFSLWSTGCHRDMLVDAFKHLPNLETVVIRDYNSRKRTREGARAEWSSYGSSSIFRETGIRLNPAPSGSWSAQANFQLSSQVFALVTHALGMANPPKIKGIEVMAKMGNQLRDFAFNIPAFSEPMILPVLRRLEKLHLSINLGWRAQSAPWTQVAATAPDTMLRQFLCQCTNLKDLRINELHDSPTAMTDLLTWLAGDSDTRTNGPEAGDARAGGPSLDTLEHLSLGWMSVPVAPLIKVLRRFAPSLRGLELWKMTLVMPLPPGSDPSDPPRVMFWTDFMNQLRQIPGLDLRHIKFGALKQAYLHRPEHHVSFKNRGVEAKYTGPHWKDFVDEVTPLLDIKWPRRLTPESDDSDSDDGDDELAASILDEGASEELDGEDDSTTNIDG; translated from the exons atggccgacCCTGCCTGGGTTGCCGCCTGGAGCTCGGGCGACAGGGCCAGCACCTGTCGCATCAAGCAGCTGCCCCTCGAGGTGCTCATCCGCATCGCAAACGACCTCATGACCCCGGACCTCTGTTCCTTTCGTCTCACCTGCCGCgccatcgagcagctcctctACGTCACCTTCACCAACGAGTTCTTCACCCGCAAGCAGTTCATGATTGCCGACATCAGCCTGCAGGCCCTCATCGACATCTCAAGGAGCAGGCTGGCCCCCCACTTGCGGCATGTGCAcatcggcctcgaccgcTTCCCCGACAACTTCCAGCGCcccctgcccgacgacgaaaaGGAGCGCAGGTTCCGGCAGCGCTATGCCGACCACTTCAGTCTCTGGAGCACGGGCTGCCACCGAGACATGCTGGTCGACGCCTTCAAGCACCTCCCCAACCTCGAGACCGTCGTCATCCGCGACTACAACTCACGCAAGCGCACCAGAgagggcgcccgcgccgagtgGTCCAGCTACGGCTCCTCAAGCATCTTCCGCGAGACGGGCATCCGTCTCAACCCCGCGCCCTCCGGCAGCTGGAGTGCCCAGGCCAACTTCCAGCTTAGCAGCCAGgtcttcgccctcgtcacgcacgccctcggcatGGCCAACCCGCCCAAGatcaagggcatcgaggtCATGGCAAAAATGGGCAACCAGCTGCGCGACTTTGCCTTTAACATCCCCGCCTTCAGTGAGCCCATGATCCTGCCCGTCTTGCGCCGGCTCGAGAAGCTGCACCTCTCCATTAATCTGGGTTGGAGGGCCCAGAGCGCGCCGTGGACCCAggtcgccgcgacggcgcccgacACCATGCTCCGCCAGTTCCTATGCCAGTGCACCAACCTCAAGGACCTGCGCATCAACGAGCTCCACGACTCAcccacggccatgacggaccTGCTCACCTGGCTCGCCGGAGACTCGGACACCCGGACCAACgggcccgaggccggcgacgcgagAGCTGGCGGCCCGTCGCTGGACACGCTTGAGCACCTCAGCCTCGGCTGGATGAGCGTCccggtggcgccgctgaTCAAGGTCCTGCGCAGGTTTGCTCCCTCGCTGCGCGGACTGGAGCTGTGGAAGATGACGTTGGTcatgccgttgccgccggggaGCGACCCCAGCGATCCCCCTAGGGTCATGTTTTGGACCGACTTCATGAACCAGCTGCGGCAAATACCGGGGCTGGATCTGCGCCACATCAAATTCGGGGCCTTGAAACAGGCATATCTGCACCGACCGGAACACCACGTGTCCTTCAAGAACCGGGGCGTGGAGGCGAAGTATACGGGGCCACACTGGAAGGACTTTGTCGACGAAGTGACCCCTTTGCTGGATATCAAGTGGCCGCGCAGGCTCACTCCCGAGAGCGAtgactcggactcggacgatggtgacgacgagctcgcggcaTCGATCTTGGACGAAG GCGCATCGGAGGAACTCGACGGTGAAGACGACTCCACCACCAACATTGATGGATGA